A segment of the Coffea arabica cultivar ET-39 chromosome 8c, Coffea Arabica ET-39 HiFi, whole genome shotgun sequence genome:
CATTCAAATTATAAACTCAAGGGCCAGCAGAGGAATCTAAAAGCAAATAGAATCTGCAACAGTATCATCATTTCACTTTCAAACAAAGTGATAGTAAGTaacagagaaaattgagttgaCAGTTTCACAGTTGCAGAACAAAATTCTAGGATGCATCACTTGGCATTATGTAACTCATCAAACCCTAATGGCACTAGAGATTCAAATCCATTatcttttcatgtatgctaaaAAAGCTCACTAGCTAATATTCCATTTATCGTTATGCAATACAGAGATTCAGACAGTTCTATGCTTTTCACCACTTCCCATTGTTGGCAACAGCACATTCCTTCAGCGCCATCAACACACTACACAAAGGACGAAATGGCATAACTTTATGTCAAAATAGAAATCCTGTTACCAATTCCAAGCAGCAATAGCCTTCTCCATCTCTCTGAAGATCACTCTCTAGAGTTGCAGGAGTTGCAAAAACTAGCCCTAATTTCTGGATCTACTCCAAATAGAGAATAGTTCACTAACTAGCCTTATTGTGGatgacttttttatttttgttttatgagaaaaataacatatttatcAGAGTATTTCCCATTTATACAAAAGGTACAACGAAAAATTGAAGTAGGAGAACTTATCTGCCTACTCCAACATACCAGTGTGCTTCACAATCGATGATGATGTTTGTAACTTACCTGACATGGTGGAGCACAATCCTGATATAAGCCATAAGTCATTGTGGCCTGGTAGTAGGGAAGCAAATGCTCTTCATTGTGTTCATTTTCATATCCTTTTCAACTGTGACTATTGGTTTTTGTACTATTCCCACGTATGTTGATTCTGATGACTTGATGGCTGACACTATTCAATAAAAGCCAACATGTGCCAAATTGAATATCTTCAGCTATGGCCAGAACTGTTATTCTCACCTATAAAAAAACAAGCACTTCTTGTCCTTTGATTACTTATCTGTTTTTCTCTCTTAATATTTTGCATTGTCTGCTAGAATGATTTCTCATAATATAAAGTAGAGCTGACGATCTCCTGTCACTCTAATGATTCCCAACTAAATTAACCTAATGCCTTCTGCAGAAAACTTACATGCACACGCTCACCCTCTCCTTTTACAATAGATTGTCAAGAGATTGAGGAAAAGTATAGTAATACAGAAAACATTTTCATTGCAGGCCGAAGATGAAACTCAAAGCTCGCTTTCTAAAGTTACTGATCTCTAGTATAGAGTAACAATTTCCAAAGGAAGATCATTAGGACATGACAGGCCAGCATGCAGAGGAGGCATCAATTAACTCGATTCCCAATTCAGTGTTGGCTGCTTCTGTTACGAAGGCATATTAATGTCAGAGAACCCTGGACCCTTCTCAAAATGGTCAGGCTTGTAACATCATTCAGACTTGGTTTTAAATTTATTGGAAAGAATGTTCCCATTATTGGGAAGATTTACACAAAAACCACAATAAGCACCACATACATTTTTTCTCTAATCAATCCCCAAAAAAAGATTTCTTCCGGAAGCAAATCATTATGCTCGCTTTTGTGCCTGCTGGTatccttattttcttttctttcatcctGTAATTTTCATCCTGCTACTTCTAATCATCCCCAGCCCTTTCTTCTTCAATGAAGAAGCAGAAATCAGAATAAAGTTCCATGATCCTATTTCTTTTGATTCTAAACAAAACTTAATTTAGTGCATTAGACTAATCCACTTCAGGATATTAGTTACTTATCCAGAAAGCTTATGTAACAGAACTTAACCATGGGGACAACTACACTCCTGAAAGCGTACAAGTAACAAAATTTAGGCAGACATAACAGAAAGCAGTATGGCATCAGAACAATAAACACAACATAAGCAAAAAGCACATaaactagatttttttttccagctAAAAAGAAAATGTTACTTAGCAACCAACTCCAATCCgctaaagaaaaacaaataatgAAAGGTCCTTAGTTTCATTTTGTCGTTTGTGTTGGAAAATTGGTGTCAATAATTACTCATTTACTAGGATCGGTTTGGTGGATATTTGGTGTAACCCGCGGATGCCGTCAATATTAGGCCTCATATCTGTGTTTGGTTGTGACTGTGAGAGTGTTGAGTGAagtgcaaaagaaaagaggattcTAAGTAAGCAGGGATGGAGATACAATAGCAAAATTGGTGTAACAGCACAAAAATTTCTCACCATGCCCCAAGAAAGCCCCTTCCAAGATTCATTCCCAGATTTTTCCCCATATTGCCAAACCAAAGCCATAGCAGTGATCCTTCAacacaaaaatatacataaaacaCATCAGAATTGCCACACAGGAGCACGCACACTCCCTGAATGAGAGATAAATTGCAATTAATGGTACCATTCAACCACGCTGGAGACGTGAACAGCCCAGGTAGGCAAGGAGAGAGCATTTGAAGGTTCAGCGAGCGGCAAAGAAAAGCCCACTAAAGATGGTGCCTCAGCTGCAAATGCAATGGATGATCCCACTCCCACAAGGGTGGTTAAACTTAAGGCCAATCCAGCACTTCTCACAAGAGTGGCTCTGCATTTCTTGCTCGGAGTGATGTTGTTATTGAAGGGCCTCGAAATTTTGGTAGTTTCTCTAGCAAAAAGGTCGGATTTTGCAGATGTTTGATTTGGTTTATATAAGGACAGTTTTAAAGGAGAGAGCGAAGTAATAGTTGCCATTGGTGTGGCCTGTGGATAGCCAGGGAGCTGCATCTGATGATTCTGAATTTGCTACAAAATGTAATAAGAAGCCAAGCAAATCCAATCTGCCTTCTGGGGTTCATCACTTACCTGGGATAACTGACATGCTTGATTTGGACTTTccatattttcattttctttcttcaagcGAAATAATAGCACTAATAGACAAAAGAATTTAACTTGCTTTTTCGCAATTGATCCTACTCCAGTGTTCCGTGATTTTAAGCAAGTATCCAATAATTGGAATGCCCAAATTATAACTCTTTCAAGgagttcctttttttcttcttcttcttttttaaatatatactcGTTGTTTCATTGCTCGATTGCTCATTTTATACGTAGAAATGTTTACGCTTTGCCTCCTCCATGGATAATGATAGATGAATGAATGCATAAAGGGGCATAATAATAGTGTATGAGAAATAGAAGATAATGCGCCCATAAAATGTCACCAGTGGCTTTTGGTAAAAAATATGTACTGACAAATTTTCTCCTCGTCAGACTTCTATATGAAATCTGTACCATTTTGCAACTTCAAGAATCAGCAGCTTAGAGGATAAGGACGGTGCTCGAATATGATGCAATGTGAAAATGAACTTTTAAGCAGACCTTATCCTCGACTAATAGCAGGAACTGTAACAAACAATAAATCGTTCGAGGCAGATGACATTCCAGGGTACAGTAAGAAAAGGAACTGATTCAAGAACTTAAAAACACTGCCACAAgcacaagttgtcaaaaatattccTCGTGCTTGTCATTTCATTCAGCAACAGTTCAAATCAAATTGGTTAATACATGTACTCTGCACTTTTACAAGCCAATATGTCACCAAGAACCGAACTTGGAGATGGAGCATGACAAAACACTCGATTAAGAAATCCTCTCTGCTAGAAGTCAAGTTTTACGTGGTATTTTCTAGAGGTGGCGCCAAGATTTCCAATTCTTCTGCTCTTGAAGAGGACAAAGAGCATGCAATCAGCCATGCATTCAAGATCCTTTAGCGTTGTCAACCTGGCAGAATACTTTGACAACCAAAGGCAGGGAATGATAGGAAAATCACATTCCGCATCAGTGACCCCTgcattctccttttcttttgcacCAAA
Coding sequences within it:
- the LOC113705477 gene encoding uncharacterized protein isoform X2, producing MQLPGYPQATPMATITSLSPLKLSLYKPNQTSAKSDLFARETTKISRPFNNNITPSKKCRATLVRSAGLALSLTTLVGVGSSIAFAAEAPSLVGFSLPLAEPSNALSLPTWAVHVSSVVEWITAMALVWQYGEKSGNESWKGLSWGMVLVAIQAALTVIGNVTIFIAAFRIFKSSEESSKNL
- the LOC113705477 gene encoding uncharacterized protein isoform X1, translating into MQLPGYPQATPMATITSLSPLKLSLYKPNQTSAKSDLFARETTKISRPFNNNITPSKKCRATLVRSAGLALSLTTLVGVGSSIAFAAEAPSLVGFSLPLAEPSNALSLPTWAVHVSSVVEWITAMALVWQYGEKSGNESWKGLSWGMVPLLGGAFCACTWHFFYNAESLEVLVAIQAALTVIGNVTIFIAAFRIFKSSEESSKNL